The proteins below are encoded in one region of Spirochaeta isovalerica:
- a CDS encoding BrnT family toxin, whose protein sequence is MKYISFEWDDNKNSINEEKHGVSFDEAKSVFYDENAIEFYDENHSDEEDRFLLLGRSHHFRIILVCHCIREKGSKIRIISARKATKNEQQYYKG, encoded by the coding sequence TATCATTTGAATGGGATGATAACAAGAATTCTATCAATGAAGAAAAGCATGGAGTCTCATTCGATGAAGCAAAATCGGTTTTCTACGACGAAAATGCGATCGAATTCTATGATGAAAACCACTCAGATGAAGAAGATAGATTTCTTTTATTGGGTAGGAGTCATCATTTTCGAATAATTCTTGTTTGTCATTGCATCCGCGAAAAGGGATCAAAAATTCGGATTATTTCAGCCAGAAAAGCAACCAAGAATGAACAACAATATTATAAGGGGTAA
- a CDS encoding CopG family antitoxin, with translation MKEEYDFSKMKSRKNPYAKKLKKQITIRIAVDTIEYFKELSEESGMPYQNLIDLYLEDCANHHRKLHMSWE, from the coding sequence ATGAAAGAAGAATATGATTTTTCAAAAATGAAATCAAGAAAAAATCCCTATGCTAAAAAACTGAAAAAACAGATCACCATTAGAATAGCAGTAGATACAATTGAATATTTCAAAGAACTTTCTGAAGAAAGCGGTATGCCATATCAGAATTTAATAGACTTGTATTTAGAGGACTGTGCGAATCATCATAGAAAGCTTCATATGAGCTGGGAATAA
- a CDS encoding CopG family antitoxin, producing the protein MEQLLPEELEIENDIENLGPVSAEKRNKIEGLIDAAKKNKAISLRIASYDLEKIKEKAGKEGIPYQTLINSILHKYITNQLLEKDEIIKTFSVMQKMKV; encoded by the coding sequence ATGGAACAGTTATTACCAGAAGAATTGGAAATAGAGAATGATATTGAGAATCTAGGACCTGTTTCCGCTGAAAAGAGGAATAAAATTGAAGGCCTTATTGATGCTGCTAAGAAAAATAAAGCTATCAGCCTACGCATAGCCAGCTATGACCTTGAAAAAATAAAGGAAAAAGCCGGAAAAGAGGGTATTCCTTATCAGACACTGATAAATAGCATTCTTCACAAATATATTACTAATCAATTACTGGAAAAAGATGAAATAATTAAGACGTTTTCAGTAATGCAAAAAATGAAAGTATAG
- a CDS encoding transposase, with protein sequence MGHIKNCTNCNLRSKCLRKNNTKARQVVIFDKVENATEKMKRKIDTAYGRSLYSKRMGIVEPVFGHIRGTLKLDRFSFRSRQKVNNQWLLYCIVHNIGKINRYGI encoded by the coding sequence ATGGGACATATAAAGAATTGTACAAACTGTAATTTGCGGTCCAAGTGCTTGAGAAAAAATAACACAAAAGCAAGACAAGTCGTAATCTTTGATAAGGTTGAAAACGCGACAGAGAAAATGAAAAGAAAAATCGATACAGCTTATGGGCGGAGTCTCTATTCAAAAAGAATGGGGATAGTCGAGCCGGTCTTTGGACATATTAGAGGGACGCTTAAACTTGATAGATTCTCTTTTCGGAGCAGACAGAAGGTCAATAACCAATGGTTATTGTATTGCATAGTCCACAATATCGGGAAAATTAACCGGTATGGGATATGA
- a CDS encoding ATP-binding protein, with protein sequence MISNFINTYKRLLQYTKYSHHRYIYSDFNTDNRLTGLIGPRGTGKTTLLLQYIKERIPNIDECIYASIDNIYFSQNTLLEFVNTLYEDYGVRYFFLDEIHKYPHWNQELKNLYDSYPDIKIIFSGSSSIDLVKGTYDLSRRGVIYRIGGLSFREYLLFNDIADTGTISFQEIINNRFLFESKIGEIKKLKGYFKEYLGAGYYPFVLEGKDSYSQKIQRIIDKTIFEDISNHYKLKTENLSNFKRILAYMATIPPGELNRNSISRNIGLDNRTVQNYLEILQETGLITLLSMNIAGSQILKQTEKMYLDNPDLYSSITNEIGFASHIGTIREIFFINMVKNSGNNIHVSKIGDFEIDGNLFEIGGKNKDRKQLKENPENGYIVKDDILYGSKCEIPLHLFGFLY encoded by the coding sequence ATGATAAGCAATTTTATAAATACCTATAAAAGACTCCTACAATATACTAAATATTCACACCATAGATACATATACTCTGATTTCAATACAGATAATCGACTAACAGGATTAATTGGTCCCAGAGGTACAGGTAAAACAACCTTACTTCTTCAGTACATAAAAGAACGAATACCAAATATCGATGAATGCATCTATGCATCAATTGATAATATTTACTTCTCCCAAAACACTTTACTTGAATTTGTAAATACTCTGTATGAGGATTATGGGGTAAGATATTTCTTCCTGGATGAAATTCATAAATACCCGCATTGGAACCAGGAATTAAAAAACCTCTATGATTCATACCCGGATATAAAGATTATATTCTCAGGAAGTTCCAGCATAGATCTTGTAAAGGGAACATACGATTTATCAAGGAGAGGTGTAATTTACAGAATTGGGGGATTATCATTTCGAGAATATCTATTATTCAATGATATAGCTGATACCGGAACAATTTCTTTCCAGGAAATTATTAATAATAGATTTTTATTTGAGTCTAAAATCGGTGAAATAAAGAAATTGAAAGGTTATTTCAAGGAGTATCTCGGTGCAGGATACTACCCTTTTGTGCTGGAAGGTAAGGACTCATACAGCCAGAAGATCCAGAGAATTATTGATAAGACAATATTTGAAGACATCTCAAATCACTATAAATTGAAAACAGAAAATCTATCCAATTTCAAACGGATACTGGCTTATATGGCTACAATACCGCCAGGAGAACTAAACCGAAATAGTATTTCCAGGAACATTGGACTTGATAATAGGACTGTTCAAAATTATTTGGAGATATTACAGGAAACAGGATTGATCACGTTATTATCTATGAATATAGCTGGAAGCCAAATTTTAAAGCAGACAGAAAAAATGTATTTAGATAACCCCGATCTATATTCCTCAATAACAAATGAAATCGGTTTTGCATCGCATATAGGAACTATAAGAGAGATTTTTTTTATTAATATGGTCAAAAACTCAGGGAATAATATCCATGTAAGTAAAATCGGTGATTTTGAAATAGATGGAAATTTATTCGAAATTGGAGGTAAGAATAAAGATAGAAAACAGCTGAAAGAAAATCCAGAAAACGGGTATATAGTCAAAGATGATATTTTATACGGATCTAAATGTGAAATACCATTGCACCTATTCGGTTTCCTTTATTAG